The Lolium rigidum isolate FL_2022 chromosome 2, APGP_CSIRO_Lrig_0.1, whole genome shotgun sequence genomic interval GTcgacgacgccggcgtcgggggcAAGGCGTCCAGGAACCTGCGGCTGAAGCGGCCCTCGGGGAGGCCGCAAGGGAGGCTCGACGTCCGCGTCGCCGTCAGGGAGCCGTCCAGGTACTACGATGGTAACCAGGGTGGCTACCCGGCCCCCGCGGGCTACTCGCAGCCTGGCGGCGCCTACGGATCCTCCCGCGACATGTACGGCAGCGCCGCACCCGGTGGAtacggcgccggagctggaggcTACGGGGCCGCGTACGCCGCGGCGCCTCCTGCAGGTTACCCGGCGTACGGGGCCGCGCAGCCGCCTCAGGCAGCGTACGGCTCTGCACCGGCATACGGCGCCGCACCGCCGGCTCAGGCAGGGTATGGATCGGCTCAGCCGGCGTACGGCGCGAGCACGACGACGGCATACGTTGAGCCAGCAAAGAAGAAGGGGGTGGGCATGGGCGCCGGTCTGGCggtgggcgcggcggcgggcgtgctggGTGGGCTGGCGCTGGCCGGCGGGGCGAGCTACCTGGAGGACAAGTTCGAGGATCACGTGGCGGAAAGGGTCGAGGAGGACcagtacggcggcggcggcggatacgACGACTACGGCGGCGACGATGACTACTAGCCGTAGCTGAGGCCGAGAAAATTCTGAAGAAGCTTCCTATTCCCAAAGTGCGTCCACGTTCCATCCAAGTCGCGCGTCTCATTGCGTTGACCTGTTCGTGGCTGTGAAGTtcgattttgttttgttttctgtcctttccttttcagttcggCGTAATGAATTGATGATGAGTATGATCGTTCGAAGAATTGATACATCTTGTGTGTCGAGTGACCGGTTCCAAATTCAACACTGTTCTGATTATATGGGATCATGACATAACAATGAGGTTATTGTCTGTCACTAATCTCTGCTTAACTACATGGCTGCCGAGAGTAAAAAatagggtgtgactatttctcaatCGACCGAACTAATTTCATTTCTCAGTTAGATGATGTCATTAAATTTTAGTTGCAACACATAACTATCACGAACTAAAATGTAAATCAAATGGTGTAAAACTCTCAGCtggctgagaactagcaaatccctaaAAAATCTTGTTAATGCAATTCCACCAAAATAGTGGGATTATGACTCCTTGATGATCATGatacatatttttttttgaaacgaggtaaaagacttgccattttcattaataaagaagaAGTATATAATTTGACTAGTTTATTAGCGGGCAACCCACACAAGATACACAGGCCGCCGAAGCGAGAAGTCGTCGCGGTTGACCTTCaatgtcatcgtcatcactctttAGCGACTCCGACTTCACCGAAGAACCAACCACCAAGATCCCGTCGATGTGGcaccgtgaagctcaagccgGCCAACGCCAAACAAGCGACTCCTCGTGAAACAACAGGCAGCTCCGACTCTGATGACGTGCTCTGAAGAGGATAAGCGCAAGACCTACGCCGAGGAAGATCATCGCCAGAGGGCCACTCTGCAGGTCATCGTACGCTGCTCAAATGAAGACTCTCGACAAACCATAGCAGCCGAACCTCCGCACTCCCACGCTGCCGAACGGAGATGAGGGAGACCCACAACGCCGCCGGCCTACGAACCACTGGCACAAGCACCTCCCACGCGGTGACGACGCCACGCCATGTAGGACCACCAACCTCACCGCCGGCAGGAGCCGACGGGCCAGATCGAACCGAGCCCGCCACGGTCAGATCTGGCACCTCAGGAAGCCACCGCGACGAGCAACCTGCAGCAACCGGCCGACCACCGCTGCATAGGAAGAAgcaggggagagggggcgccaccCCGCCCACCCTTGCCGGACAGCAGCAGGGAGCCGCCGTCGATGCCGCCACATCTGGGAGGAGCCGGagctccgcccgccgccgcgctgcTTCGAACCACCGAGGGTGCGGAGGGGGTCGCCGAGCTGggccgccgccacgccggccgAGCCGCCGAGGCCGAGCCTCCTCCCATCACCGCAGGCTCCCGCCGCAAGCCGAGGCCGTCGCGCGCGCGAGAGGAACCCCGCCGTTGCCGTCCTCCAGCGCGGGCTTCGCCCGGTGGACTCctccggcggcggagggagggagcACGGGGGGGCGTTAGGGTTCCCCCGAGCCGCCCTGGGAGGACGATGCGGTGGTCTTTTTAGTCTCGAATACTTCATGATACATATTCTGGCAGCAATGCTATCTTCTCCATAAACAAATTTcatcaaaaatgaaaaaaatggagATATCACAGGACATAAGCAGAGACTGAAGTTGAAAGCTTAACCTGACACAACAAGGGACATAAAACTTTACCAAAAAGAGGCGCGCACTAAAACTGACATGCAAGTGCAACACGCTTACTTGGAAGGCATCAAGGGAATAAGAAAAGCACAGAAGATTAATCGATATGGCCAACACTAACCATTAATCCAAGCAAGTCACTTTGTCTCCATACAGAAATTGGATCATACAAGGATAAGTGAGCAAATTAAGCAATTAATCACTACAAGGCAAACTTCACGATTCACGAGGGCCAATTTCTGGGTGGAGCACACCACAGACCCCTAATGCACAACATACCAAATGGAAGAACCTACAGCACACTACCCATTTCCGCATCTTAGCCACCAGAGTATAATTATAGATACCTGCAGAGCAACCAATTTCATCAGTCAAAACCATCTTGCACAACTCATTCATGGAAGTCGTTGTAAAGCTATGTatcgcagttttttttttttggacaagTTTATAGCAAATTTTTTGTATGACTCACAAAGCAAAGATTAGCTTCGCTAGTGTTGTGGAAATTGTTCAAATGATAGAAACTGAGAACAGCTACAGGCACGGCGCACCTGGAAATTCTAGTGTTACCATAGTCTCAAGTTTTTTTGCTAAATCTAATCTCAGTGGAGGCTAAAAGATTAGTGGCTTAAATAAACCCCATTAGAGGAAATTATGTAAAGCCTAGCTTATCACATCATTAGAATATTCTTATTTATCATGTGAGTACGATGGGTTTAAGGAGTAAAAAAGCAGAAACATCTGGTTTTGAGCTCATAGTCTTGCATTTTAGATATATACAAGCaggagaaagaacaaaagcccgtGCATGGTTTCATTAATAGATACTTCGTGATGAAACTGACTTTTAATGATAAATATGCTGGTAAAAAGTGCACTTCATGATGAAAACAGTACATATGGTGAATCTAGCCATGTCGTTTTGATCATGTTTTCAATATTAAGTGTTAAACATTTAAAATTTCCAAAAGGGGACACAATAGACTCCCTGCAAAGCAAAGCTACATATGGTTTGGAGCACAATAATTATGTTAGTGGATAGCGGCCAATTACATATGCAGCTTAAAAAGACATTGAGAGTCTGGGAAAGATTGATGCGGAGAAAATATTTGATCAAACAACCTAACACTAGAATAGTTGTCCATAAAACTGAAATAGCTGCAAGCAAACCGATAAATAGTACGTAgtataaaattgaatgaaagtatgCTCTTCAAGTATTATGATAATTGTTAGTTAAGTATGTAGTATAATGATCCGAAATAAGTAGCAATGTGTAATT includes:
- the LOC124686304 gene encoding protein SRC2 homolog — translated: MGSRYEVEVTVASARDLKNVNWRNGDLKPYAVLWVDSGAARVSTRVDLDNGESPSWDEKVLVPLPPSSRLQDAVLYVDLVHANAAEGVKPLVGSARLPLRDVVDDAGVGGKASRNLRLKRPSGRPQGRLDVRVAVREPSRYYDGNQGGYPAPAGYSQPGGAYGSSRDMYGSAAPGGYGAGAGGYGAAYAAAPPAGYPAYGAAQPPQAAYGSAPAYGAAPPAQAGYGSAQPAYGASTTTAYVEPAKKKGVGMGAGLAVGAAAGVLGGLALAGGASYLEDKFEDHVAERVEEDQYGGGGGYDDYGGDDDY